CAAGACTTTTTAAGAACATACTAACAAAATCTATATCATATAAGACAATAACTAGACTAACCTGTAACAGGTACATATCTCGTGCCAATGCCACATCTTCGGGGGAGAATGCATGACCCTCTAGCCGTACCACCTCCAAGAACTTCATTAAGATGAATGAAAGTTTTTTACACAATTGTATTTAAACATGGGGGAAAAATATAACccagagaaaagagagagaaataatggTCACCTCCTCATGCTCCACGGTATGGGCGAGAGGTAAGATGACCTGGCTACCAGGGAAACCACCAGGTCTTGCACAAGGAACAGCATAAGGGCTAGCTTTAAGACATGCAGCAGAGTAGGCATCAACCCCATAGTCAGCCCACTCCGAACGGTGCTCCCTTAGAAAACGAACAAGCAAGGCAGGGGGAACATTCTGCAGACCCCCAAGAATAGTTGTAAACTTTTTAATGTACAATCAaacatgaacaaaattttaatataaaggATTAAGGTCTAGATAATCCATAGGGATACTGCGAAAAAATCAAGActttgggggggaggggggggtgTTGACacagataaaataaaaaatgccaGAGTGAAGGCCATGAGTTAGCCAAAGATAACCATCCCCATTCCCCAAGTAATTAAATAGCATATGGACTAACCTGCAGCAGCATTGATGCCTTGGCACACAGCACCCCTCCTCCAAAAGTTGAGAACATTGATGTGCTATACTGGGAGCCAAGAAATTTGTTTGGAGATGAGTTTATCATGATGGTCACATCTTCCACACCATCACTACCCATTAGCGACCAACCATCATCCGCAAAACCGTTAACAGCATCATTGAAACCCCTAAAGTTCATATTCAAAAACTTTATAGTCAATTAACAATCCAGAATCGTCCAACAAAATGGGAGAAAACAATTGTTTcagattttatgttttaaagtAAATAATTGGTTGGTCAAGGCCATGTGAACTTGATTCTGATGCCTAGGTTTCCAAATTTAAAGCATGGAAGTCTTACCTGCAAAGTCTCTGACTGAATGTCCTTAAAACAGCAGGCTGGCGGCCCCCACCATACTGAATTTCTCCACTACTCTCTTGTGCAATTTGTCGTATGTGTCGCAAGGCCTGTGTAGCAAGAATACAAGAACAAAatgtgaaaaaacaaaattgaccAAATCAATGAAAAAAGATCTCTCTTGCAGTAGTTCTTACAGCGACAGTCATTTTCTGAGCAAGAATCTTCGATGATTCATAAAGTGGTCTGAGAACTTCAGGAACACTCCAAGCCTAGGTCAACCAAGAACTCAAATAAGCAAATGAATAAAGGACAAAGTTGTAGGAGAAATGAATTCAATCAGCTCTTATCCTCACATCTAAATCGACGTGATCAACAATGTGAATTATGGAGCCACCACCCTCACAAGGCCGTATTAGATAGCCACTGGGAAGCACTTCAGCTCTTACAAAACTAGTAGTGGGAGGCCCTGCTGGGCCACCAGTGGAAGAGGTCAATGATCTCTCACATATCTGCAAATATCATTTTGATCCAATAAAATGCATTACAATCAGATGAAAAACCATCCTAAGGAGCAGAGTCAACATACTTCACAAATTTGGGACAATTACTATTGCTATGCAGTACAAAGCAACATTTTCGCATTCTTAGAATCAAACTTTAACAAGAGCAGAAAACAATTAGTTGCGCTATTTGAATTACCACAAGACTTCCATCTTCCAAACTTGTAGTATATCTCAACGTCCAGAAGTCGCGTGCCGCAGCCAATGTTGTAGGTGCATAAGTCTAACAAAGAACAAGATTGAAAGATTTAAAACTAAGCAGGATACAAACTGAGAAGTCAAACCCAGCTTATATAGACAACCAACCTGCATGTATATCAGCTCAATTGTTCCTCCATTTCCTGTAGGGATTGCACTCAAAACATCAATGCTTCGACAATCACGAAACCATGATAGACGTTCTTTAAGGATTTCAGCGACCTGTAATGAATTTTATCATACATCATATACAAGTAAAGCAGCATATGTTTATTGAGAGATCAACGTCGGGGAAAaggaaagggggggggggggggggggagtgaaCCAGTAGTGTAGGAAGACAAAATACCTTTGTGGGCTCTAGACTCACAAGACCGCAGGCTCGTGCTGCTACCCCACTACAGTTGCGGGAAACAGCTACGATTCCAATAGAATCCGGACCAGGCTACATATTATCACTagaaaagttatattttttaataggagTAACATTTATGCAGAGCAATGCATACATGCACATAAACTCACTACATATCTCTGAAGAAAGATTTAAGAGGCCTTACCTTCATCCCAATCATCTGGACCCAGTCGACAGCAGTTCCAGTAGCCTTGGAAAGGAACTCTGCCAGGGTCTCCTCAGCAATCGCGAGAAGACTAAGGCACAAATAAAAAAGGTTAGACCAAAACAAATTAGTGGGTTTTAAATAAATTGGACTTGAGAGACATTACTCACCCAGCTGGGTTGTTAGCATCCCTTTGGGGATGCTGAGGTGTTGGGttttgctgttgttgttgctgaCCACTCACGACCACAGACTCACAGCTGTTGTCTGTGGTCGTTCCAGATGCCTGGTTAGAATCGGCCAAAGAATGATTTTAAGATTAAATGATGTGATAATAATTAAGAGTTCTGATAAGGATGTAAGAgacaaaatgtagagaccaaatcAAGCATAGCTAATCTAACAAAGAAACTACACTTTCATTCAGTATATCTTTAACTGCAAATTAACATGTATTACAGCACATCAACACAAGAATTCAGGAACCATGGCCAGAGCACAAGAAGCTTCAAGCAATTCAAAATAATTGGCTAGAGATTATTTACAATGTAGAACAGCTAGTGGATTAAGGTCAAGGCAACTTACACTCTGCAGTTGCTGTCGCATGTATCCATTCTCATAGACCAGGTGTGAGACCTGCTTCTGTAAGCGGTCATTCTCTTCCATCAACAACTTGTTCATGGCAGTCAGCTTTCTATTCACCGTCTGGAGACGAGAAGCTtccttcctttgtttttcacggcatctacaaagaaaaattgaattccTCATCAACTAAGTTCCCCAAATTTACCTTAAGCTTACTTAGTCTAAAATGATAGAGAACTCAACATTAGCAAACATGAATGTAACAAAGAGATACCCATGTGGAAGTACGAGGGAGACAAAGCAATTTAAACCCTCAATTTTCCCTTGagactataaataaataacattattatgaataattatattttattgctGTAAGATTTCcaaatttgtataaaatatataattattttagtcCAAGAAACACCAAAACAAGACCTAAAACCCCAAACATAACTTTTCCTAAACTTCCTCAATTACTGTGGTCAGTCTAAAGACCAATCTTGGTAAAATCAGATGTGGAGACATGAGTTTACTAGGCCAAAATATACACTAAAGTCACAAgacatcaaatttaaaatagaatttatCTTATCTCAAATTATTATACTTTAAATTCTATGCTTAAACTGGTTCAGCAACaggaagaataaaaatattcatttatttaaaatttctgCAGGGGAAAAAGAATTATAAATCCCAGAAATGATGagaacacaaaaacaatcaataaataaacaaaacaaaagaatgtTTTCAAGAAGCAGATTGATTAGCTGTCAATGTCAttcttttaatttgaacacCCAAAAGCAGAGcataacaaacaaaaacccattttaggagaacatatgtcattattgaCTACTactaaattttctaaaataaaaaagaatcatataataaaagtttCACTTTTAACCTCTTCTgctatatatattgaattaaaaatatccaaaatgATGAGACACGGAGAATACCAGAGGCATAAAGAAAgtatatttcataaaaaaagcAAACTGATTAGCTGTCATTatctttcatttaatttttaccCTTTTCTCAAGGGCACataatccattaaaaaaatatacaagaaATTCCAGACACAAGTTTtcgaaagaaaacaaaatgcgtaatgtttttcttttaaactccCCAAAGACAGAAGGAGAGAAACAAACAGGATCCCCAGAAAACAGCCATTTAATGCATTACAAGAAGACAAGTTCTTTAACAATACAATACAAGAGGTATCTGCTTTAAATATGCAAACCAGAAAAGATTGTATTCTCTGCCAAAACTTGCATTAGATCATATCACTATTTTAAGACAAGGGTTTAAGAGTGAGAAAGGagtcaacaaaaaaacaaaaccacagagaatcaaaacaaaatcatggggaaaaatgaaaaaagataaCAGCTTTTTCTAAGAACTTCTGCAACTTCGAAGAGAAATAGTGAAAAATCATCCAAAATAAAACCACATTTTCTCTTCAAGAAAGATCCATTAATTGCAGACAAAATATAAGGAGAAAGAATGTCCATGACTAAacaaaagcacacttgctccCCACCCCCCTCCCacaccaaaaatttaaaaaaaaaaaaaaaaaaactcttctttCTCATTATTTTTCCTAGTCCATacagaaaaaactaaaaatgaaacAGAAATGGAAGATCATCAAAGAGTAAAGTCCACTTTGACACAATAATGAACTGATTGtactaaaaaacacaaaaacatgaACTACATGGAAATCCCACCTCTATGAGCAAAAGCCTACACCACTTCTAACTTCTTCgctaaaaaaacacaaacataaactcAATGGAAACCCCACCCCTATTTGCAAGGCCTATACCACATCTTACTTAGAcattacatgaaaaaaaaaaaaaaaaacccattttgcATTCCCCATTTTCcccaaacaaaccaaaaaaataaagtgcaAGCCactaagagagaagaaaaaaaaaaagacctttcaattttttattaaagtcAAGATTAGTCATTAAATAACAACAAAGTAGAAAATTTTCATCTTGTACAAATATTCAAATCCCTCTATACCTGCGGTTCTGAAACCAGACTTTGATCTGTTTAGGCTCAATGTTGGAAAGTATAGGACACTCCCTAATGAGCTGCTGTCTTCTCAGAGAGCTAGGCTTTGGACATTCTGTGTACACTCTCTCCAACGCCTCCACTTGCTCTGGCGTATACCTCACGTACTTGCTTGAATCCATTTGCTTATTCACTGAATCTTTGTGCATAGAAAGCGCCATACATACAACAATACAATACTATAAACACCAAAAGCTTAAAGTAAAAAACCACccatatgaacaaaaaaaaaagataaaaagccAAAACTAACACAGACCCAGAAGATGTTTTTGTGGTCTTAAGGCCTTGTTGAGCACACTTGTGAAAATGGGATTTTAGAAAGGTGGTAGCTTTGGTTCTGCTTCTTGATCAGCttctttgttattgttgttgttgttattgttggtggtggtggtggaagtTTTCTCAGGCAGGCTCTCTCCTCCAAGAGAGCCTACTTTCTCCTTCATCAGCTGGTGGGCTtcggtttttttgtttttctctctctttctgtgtAAGCAAAGAGCTTGAACTTGAACAGGGAAGAAGGGACTGTGGTCTTTATCTTAGACACCAATCTCGAGAatttttgaaagagagagattgaaaaaACCAACCCacagaaagagagagtgtgTAATGTGTTTtgtctgtgtttgtgtttgtgtttgtgtgtatgtgaCTGAGAAAGTAAACAGAAAAAACAAATAGCCAGTGGCAAATAAAAAGCCCACCTTGCTATATGGCTATAACTATTGGTAGTAttggcttttttatttatttatttattttcattttcctctGACTTCTCTGTAACTGTGTGatgtgaaaattgaaaagtacaaaacaaataaataaatataaaaagagaaaaagaaagaaaagggaaaggaatAAATGAGAGGACAGTAGAAATGCAGAGAGCTGATTTTGGCCTGCCAGACCCTCAGAGAGACGTTTTTTGACAAATGGGGTTGGCTTGttatgtattgtatttctctctctttctctgtctaggaaaaagtaaaaagctACAGTACAGCCTGCCATTgctactctctttctctctctttaggcAAACAGTAACATTTTCCTGAGGGTTATGCATGCATGGACATTATGTATCATACTTATGGGGATAGTTAGGCATGATATGTGCAAAACGGTGGGCATGTATGCTGTGGTATGTGAGACAGACTTGTGGGCATGTATGGAAGGCGTGAACGCTGAGACAATGGACCACACCTCGGTAAAAGGAAATTTTCtttagaggaaaagaaaaacgaaaaacataacataaatgataaatcACTAGTATAAATAGACAAGAATTGCTTTGCTGTATGCCCGTATGTATGgtacacaaacacaacaacacaactttttttttttccttttttttttttttttttaagagaacaaTGACACAACTTCAATGAATCTATCCTTAACAATTTACAAATAACCGAGCTGGAGGGTTGGAAAATGGTCCATGATGGATGCTAGAGTGTTACTCCTTATTTTTCCTTACAATGAGACAAGGACCTTCACAATTCTTGGATGATGTTTGATGGGTGAAGATAACTTGACCCGGTTAATTAAATCAATtacttaaattgattaattaagttTAATTGCATGAAAATTGTAGAGGCACTAATAAAtcactaaaaatacaaaatatagctaaaattaaatttgatatggtgatttgttaacaaatggggaaaaacctcacatggcaaaaaccctaccgggtgattttaaggtcactattcccaagaatccactaatcaataatcaagcaaTTATAAGTATAAAGAATATTATCAACTGTCATTGGCTTCAGGGACAGAGCAGACTTGGAGTTACGGGGGGGCGACTTTGCTGCTAGCTGTGTGCGGCAGCTCCAACCTTTAAGTCTAGTGCTTTActactaaggatttttgtttaaatttttttaaatgctcaAGTAATTTGTTCTGGGTAAAATAGATTGattgggcttaattttttttagttttattattggtaatttttgttgttaggctaatttttttgggcttgtatgttttgttttacatttaatctattaattttttatatccttTGAAAggtgaaaatgttaaaattacaaaatttttacaaattgctaatgtgataagtggttattgataagtaaaaaatgatGCAAGTAtacgaaccaataagaatttgctacttCAATAGTTTGTATAAATGTTGTAAAAACGTTTTTAGCTATAATattactctcaaaagaattGATGGAATTATTAAGAGAGGCAAAGTgcaaattttattgaacaaaattgctaaatttagtacctattaatatagcaatattaaaaaaaaaattaggggggccATAGCCCCCCCCCCCTAGTCCAATAACAGCTCCATCCATAATTGGCTTTTCCCAAAATtgcaacttacagttgaacttttgctccaatacccaattggacttgatcttgtagcagCCTTCTTTCCCTTGATGCACAAACCTCCAATTTGTGGCTAAACCTTTTATACGGATCTCAAGTATGTGACTACAACAACTTGAACAGAGGTTGTTGGTTGTAAAGCTCTTCATTTCATCAACGATGAAGATTTAAAAGCACTCAATTACAAAATCCTATGACATACAAATGCAGTAACTTCACACAGAGAAGATAAGTCTCTTAGTCTTTGTATTAAtgtgtgacggcctttaaaataagtcttatatatgtctagggttgtgagaaaagaaactctaaaaaaatatgCAAGACTGGGTTAAATTTCATATCTAAAAATTCTGAAATTGTCATTCTCGATAAATCGAGCTGCTGTCAAGTTATCTATCGAGTTTCACATTAAGTTTTGATAGCAAGCATCTGTTGAGTTAtctgtcgagacttaatgaacaacttttcttcacttgtttatTTGACCAATCTTCGTGTCTTTAATACTTAACTTgaataacatgtttcttgaagtactaaacccccATCTTAGATACCCAATTAGAAGTAAAAtgtattttatcaaaaaattagccaattacacaaaatatgaccctaacaatgtttaattgaattgaaaaattgCTTGGATCaagttatttttattaactaaaCTTTTGAAACTTCCTGCCATAAAGAATTTTTGgaattctctctcaaaaaagagagacaaagagaatGGCTCTCAAAGGCATCTTTAAACCTCTGTACGGAAGTGCacctaacatttttattttttattttttttatggttaaaGTGCACCTAAGTTGACAtatgaaaaaattttacaatttaattttgtaattcattcattttggtatttttatgtagttttcgttattttaggtttagagtATTTAtgtgcttttaatttttaagtcaaatttggttcctaaAATGGTTAGAtattaattatgatttattttagaatatattttttgtatatcAAATTTTACAAAGCTTTTGAATAGACCTCTAAATCTGTAAacattatattaataa
The sequence above is drawn from the Castanea sativa cultivar Marrone di Chiusa Pesio chromosome 5, ASM4071231v1 genome and encodes:
- the LOC142636491 gene encoding homeobox-leucine zipper protein ATHB-14-like isoform X2, with product MDSSKYVRYTPEQVEALERVYTECPKPSSLRRQQLIRECPILSNIEPKQIKVWFQNRRCREKQRKEASRLQTVNRKLTAMNKLLMEENDRLQKQVSHLVYENGYMRQQLQSASGTTTDNSCESVVVSGQQQQQQNPTPQHPQRDANNPAGLLAIAEETLAEFLSKATGTAVDWVQMIGMKPGPDSIGIVAVSRNCSGVAARACGLVSLEPTKVAEILKERLSWFRDCRSIDVLSAIPTGNGGTIELIYMQTYAPTTLAAARDFWTLRYTTSLEDGSLVICERSLTSSTGGPAGPPTTSFVRAEVLPSGYLIRPCEGGGSIIHIVDHVDLDAWSVPEVLRPLYESSKILAQKMTVAALRHIRQIAQESSGEIQYGGGRQPAVLRTFSQRLCRGFNDAVNGFADDGWSLMGSDGVEDVTIMINSSPNKFLGSQYSTSMFSTFGGGVLCAKASMLLQNVPPALLVRFLREHRSEWADYGVDAYSAACLKASPYAVPCARPGGFPGSQVILPLAHTVEHEEFLEVVRLEGHAFSPEDVALARDMYLLQLCSGVDENAVGACAQLVFAPIDESFADDAPLLPSGFRVIPLDPKPDGPAATRTLDLASTLEVGAGGARPAGEADLNGYNLRSVLTIAFQFTFESHLRDNVAAMARQYVRSVVGSVQRVAMAISPSRLSSHMGPKPLPGSPEALTLARWICRSYRIHTGGELFQVESQASDAILKQLWLHSDAILCCSVKTNASPVFTFANQAGLDMLETTLVALQDIMLDKILDEAGRKILCSEFSKIMQQGFAYLPAGICLSSMGRPVSYEQAIAWKVLNDDDSNHCLAFMFLNWSFV
- the LOC142636491 gene encoding homeobox-leucine zipper protein ATHB-14-like isoform X1, which encodes MALSMHKDSVNKQMDSSKYVRYTPEQVEALERVYTECPKPSSLRRQQLIRECPILSNIEPKQIKVWFQNRRCREKQRKEASRLQTVNRKLTAMNKLLMEENDRLQKQVSHLVYENGYMRQQLQSASGTTTDNSCESVVVSGQQQQQQNPTPQHPQRDANNPAGLLAIAEETLAEFLSKATGTAVDWVQMIGMKPGPDSIGIVAVSRNCSGVAARACGLVSLEPTKVAEILKERLSWFRDCRSIDVLSAIPTGNGGTIELIYMQTYAPTTLAAARDFWTLRYTTSLEDGSLVICERSLTSSTGGPAGPPTTSFVRAEVLPSGYLIRPCEGGGSIIHIVDHVDLDAWSVPEVLRPLYESSKILAQKMTVAALRHIRQIAQESSGEIQYGGGRQPAVLRTFSQRLCRGFNDAVNGFADDGWSLMGSDGVEDVTIMINSSPNKFLGSQYSTSMFSTFGGGVLCAKASMLLQNVPPALLVRFLREHRSEWADYGVDAYSAACLKASPYAVPCARPGGFPGSQVILPLAHTVEHEEFLEVVRLEGHAFSPEDVALARDMYLLQLCSGVDENAVGACAQLVFAPIDESFADDAPLLPSGFRVIPLDPKPDGPAATRTLDLASTLEVGAGGARPAGEADLNGYNLRSVLTIAFQFTFESHLRDNVAAMARQYVRSVVGSVQRVAMAISPSRLSSHMGPKPLPGSPEALTLARWICRSYRIHTGGELFQVESQASDAILKQLWLHSDAILCCSVKTNASPVFTFANQAGLDMLETTLVALQDIMLDKILDEAGRKILCSEFSKIMQQGFAYLPAGICLSSMGRPVSYEQAIAWKVLNDDDSNHCLAFMFLNWSFV